A genomic region of Denticeps clupeoides chromosome 17, fDenClu1.1, whole genome shotgun sequence contains the following coding sequences:
- the tmem258 gene encoding dolichyl-diphosphooligosaccharide--protein glycosyltransferase subunit TMEM258 translates to MELEAMTRYTSPVNPAVFPHLTVVLLAIGMFFTAWFFVYEVTSTKYTRDVYKELLISLVASLFMGFGVLFLLLWVGIYV, encoded by the exons ATG GAGTTGGAAGCCATGACGAGGTATACGAGTCCGGTGAACCCGGCGGTGTTCCCACACCTCACCGTGGTCCTGCTCGCCATCGGGATGTTCTTCACGGCCTGGTTCTTCGT ATATGAAGTAACGTCCACGAAGTACACACGTGATGTGTACAAAGAGCTGCTGATCTCGCTCGTGGCGTCCCTGTTCATGGGCTTCGGCGTGCTGTTCCTGCTGCTGTGGGTAGGGATTTACGTATGA